A genomic window from Clostridium aceticum includes:
- a CDS encoding HD domain-containing protein, which produces MKRVNEILNHPQYNVYLQKNMEAEKDRIFCRHNLQHFLDVARVGYIIALEKNLKVSKEIIYTAALLHDIGRWKQYADGTDHALVSAELSKAILRDCNYSDNETHLILTAIEKHRKGKKLVSDLDFLLYEGDKRSRPCVECKTIEGCNRFEENEKPEIQY; this is translated from the coding sequence ATGAAGAGAGTAAATGAAATTTTAAACCACCCTCAATACAATGTGTATCTACAAAAAAATATGGAGGCTGAAAAAGATCGTATCTTTTGCCGCCATAACCTACAACATTTTCTAGATGTGGCAAGGGTAGGTTACATTATTGCTCTTGAGAAAAATCTTAAGGTATCAAAGGAAATCATTTATACAGCGGCTTTGTTACATGATATTGGTCGATGGAAACAATATGCTGATGGAACAGATCATGCCCTTGTTAGTGCAGAATTATCAAAGGCTATATTAAGGGATTGTAATTATTCTGACAATGAGACGCATCTGATACTAACGGCTATAGAAAAGCATAGGAAAGGAAAAAAGCTGGTATCAGACCTGGACTTTCTTCTATATGAAGGAGATAAAAGATCTCGACCCTGTGTAGAATGTAAAACAATTGAAGGATGTAATCGATTTGAAGAGAATGAAAAGCCAGAAATTCAGTATTAA